The following coding sequences are from one Shewanella violacea DSS12 window:
- a CDS encoding M56 family metallopeptidase: MINWLMQQSILLSLVCALILLCHKPLLKQLGAHHMYSLWLAIPFMIFGSLVLQFLPNLLAESKVASFEYYRVLASLAVKDNDSLVSTPLLVSLWAVGIAVMAILLLIQHSYLKRILRSSKPFKQEENHGVLGKQLLPSLFTKTLPIMQSPNISSPMLTGVLTPKIIVPADFHKLSSSQQESVVAHELYHHERGDIITNLLAYTLLAIFWFNPLSWLAYRRFRDDQELACDAQITSAMNTHDKIAYSHALLAYSQHAQMGMLHTHYGNKNILKERIMQMKKQHGKSTLALIGMTLSLGLASLVLNQQVQAGDHQASLNESAKMHAKGIHPLTRVEPKYPIAAVKANQNGYVQLKFDISKSGRVSNITVIKSSPTGIFDKSAVEALTQWVYNESKQGAKGSQVQLDYVIDEPTANLERIKVTAH, from the coding sequence ATGATTAATTGGCTGATGCAGCAAAGCATACTCTTAAGTCTGGTCTGCGCCCTTATCTTGCTTTGTCATAAACCTCTGCTGAAACAGCTAGGCGCCCATCACATGTATAGCCTCTGGTTAGCGATTCCATTTATGATATTCGGCTCACTAGTACTGCAATTCCTGCCAAATTTGCTGGCAGAATCTAAGGTAGCCTCTTTTGAATATTATAGAGTCTTGGCATCTTTAGCTGTTAAGGATAACGACAGCTTAGTCTCGACCCCCTTACTCGTGTCTCTATGGGCTGTAGGAATAGCCGTAATGGCCATATTACTACTAATTCAACACAGTTATCTGAAGCGAATATTACGCAGCAGCAAGCCGTTCAAGCAGGAAGAAAACCATGGGGTGTTGGGCAAGCAGCTACTTCCGAGCCTTTTTACTAAAACCTTACCCATAATGCAGAGCCCTAACATTAGCTCGCCTATGCTCACAGGCGTGTTAACCCCCAAGATCATAGTGCCAGCAGACTTTCATAAGCTCAGTTCGTCACAACAAGAATCTGTTGTAGCCCATGAGTTATATCACCACGAACGCGGGGATATCATCACTAATCTGCTTGCCTATACCTTACTCGCCATCTTCTGGTTCAATCCACTATCTTGGTTAGCCTACCGCCGTTTTCGCGACGATCAGGAACTCGCCTGTGATGCTCAAATTACTTCAGCGATGAATACCCATGACAAAATTGCCTACAGCCATGCGCTACTGGCTTACTCTCAGCACGCTCAAATGGGCATGCTACATACACACTACGGAAATAAAAACATCTTAAAGGAAAGGATTATGCAAATGAAAAAGCAACATGGAAAGAGCACCTTAGCCCTAATCGGAATGACACTAAGCTTAGGGTTAGCAAGCTTGGTACTCAACCAACAAGTTCAGGCAGGGGATCATCAAGCCTCTTTAAATGAGTCAGCTAAGATGCATGCAAAAGGCATTCATCCGCTAACTCGTGTCGAGCCTAAGTACCCAATCGCAGCAGTCAAAGCCAATCAAAATGGCTATGTTCAACTCAAGTTCGATATCAGCAAGTCAGGTAGGGTATCTAACATCACTGTGATTAAGTCATCACCCACAGGTATTTTCGATAAATCGGCAGTAGAAGCCCTCACGCAATGGGTTTATAACGAGTCTAAGCAAGGTGCTAAAGGTTCTCAAGTTCAGCTGGATTATGTTATCGATGAACCGACAGCCAATCTTGAACGCATCAAGGTCACCGCACATTAA
- a CDS encoding DUF805 domain-containing protein has translation MEYFIGALKKYADFTGRARRKEFWMYILFYFIFYVIAVVIDAMLGTMIFSTVLALGLLIPTIAISARRLHDTGRSGWWQLIGLIPLIGSIVLLVFYVLDSIGENEYGANPKAITA, from the coding sequence ATGGAATATTTTATTGGTGCGTTAAAGAAATATGCAGACTTTACAGGTCGGGCTCGTCGTAAAGAGTTCTGGATGTATATCCTGTTCTATTTCATTTTCTACGTCATTGCTGTGGTTATAGATGCCATGTTGGGCACTATGATATTTTCAACCGTGCTGGCATTAGGTCTCTTGATACCGACGATTGCGATTTCAGCTCGTCGCCTACACGATACCGGACGTTCAGGCTGGTGGCAGTTAATTGGTTTAATACCGCTTATTGGCTCCATAGTTCTATTAGTTTTCTACGTGCTGGACAGCATAGGTGAGAATGAATATGGTGCAAATCCTAAGGCTATAACGGCTTAA
- a CDS encoding BlaI/MecI/CopY family transcriptional regulator, which yields MKEISNSELAVLNALWESSPMSSSEVVEKLTRSNEWHEKTVKTLLNRLVKKQAIGFQKQGRAYLYSPLIDQSEYQIKQSQSFVERLFAGRVAPLVAGFAKQNKLSAEDIAELKSLIDNWQEESSNKDPQAEDSVSKASISKGSLPKDYSLKRDAHD from the coding sequence ATGAAAGAGATCAGTAATTCTGAGCTAGCCGTACTCAATGCGCTGTGGGAGTCATCCCCAATGAGCTCCAGTGAAGTGGTTGAAAAACTGACAAGATCCAACGAATGGCACGAAAAAACAGTCAAAACCTTGCTTAATCGCCTAGTAAAAAAACAGGCGATCGGGTTTCAAAAACAAGGCAGGGCCTATCTCTATTCTCCATTGATCGATCAGAGTGAATATCAAATTAAACAGAGTCAGTCTTTCGTTGAAAGATTGTTTGCCGGACGAGTCGCGCCACTGGTTGCAGGTTTTGCCAAACAAAATAAACTTAGCGCCGAAGATATTGCAGAATTAAAAAGCCTCATCGACAACTGGCAAGAAGAGAGTTCAAACAAGGACCCACAAGCAGAGGACTCTGTATCTAAAGCCTCTATATCCAAGGGGTCTTTGCCGAAGGATTATTCACTTAAGAGAGATGCTCATGATTAA